From one uncultured Paludibacter sp. genomic stretch:
- a CDS encoding hypothetical protein (Evidence 5 : Unknown function): MSFTKNQGTKSKETLQNYTSGQIKAFIDNDNKYELGVKLDAVYQLSKGNFSKYEKRIAKI, translated from the coding sequence AAAAACCAAGGAACGAAAAGTAAAGAAACATTACAGAATTACACATCAGGACAAATAAAAGCATTTATTGATAATGATAACAAATACGAGTTAGGCGTCAAACTTGATGCAGTATACCAATTATCTAAAGGCAACTTCAGCAAATATGAAAAGCGTATTGCCAAAATTTAG